Sequence from the Corallococcus sp. EGB genome:
GTTCGCGCCCGGGCTGCTGGTGGCCGCCGCGGCGCCGTGGCTGCTCTTCGCGGGGGCGGTGCTCTTCATGCGGGTGCTCGGGCCCCGGCTGGGCCTGGCGCGCGAGTCGGTGGCGGCGCTCATCCTCACCGCGGGCCTGGGCAACACGGCCTTCGTGGGGCTGCCCATGGCCACCGCGCTCCTGGGGCCCCCGGCGGTGCCGGTGGCGGTGGTGGCGGATCAGCTGGGCTCGTTCCTGGTGCTGGCGACGCTGGCCACGCTCACGGCGGCGCGGGCCCGCGCCCAGGCGTCGCTGTCCGTCCGCACGCTCGCGCGCAAGGTGCTGCTGTTCACCCCGTTCCAGACGCTGGTGGTGGCGCTGCTCTTGCGCCCCTTCGCCTTCCCGGACTGGCTGGAGTCCGTGCTGCAGCGGCTGGGTGACCTGCTCACGCCGCTGGCGCTGTTCATCGTGGGCTTCCAGCTGCGGCTGAAGGGGATTGGTTCGCGTGCGCCGGCGCTCGCGCTGGGGCTGTCCTACAAGCTGGTGCTCGCGCCGCTGGCGGTGCTGGGCGTGCTGATGTTCCTGCCAGGGCTGGCGCTGGTGGTGAGGCAGACCGCGGTGCTCCAGGTCGCCATGGCGCCCATGGTGACGGCGGCCATCCTCGCGGCCGAGCACGATCTGGATCCGGAGCTGGCGGTGCTGATGGTGGGCGTGGGCATCCCGCTGTCCTTCTTCACCGCGCCGTTGCTCGTGTCGCTGGTGCACTGACGCCCGCGCGGCAGGAGGCGGCGCGTGGGTTTCTCGCGCGGTGCCCTCCGTGCGGTCGCACGGGCGTTCTCGTCATCGCCGCGCCGGGGAGCGTGCCCCCCGGGCGGGTGGTCATCGTGGTGATGCGGCGCCCGGGTTCAGGCGAGCGCCGTGGTCTGGAAGGAGAGCTCGACGCCGTTGGGCTTCACGCGCATCTGCGGACGCGACAGCACATGGCACTGCGGGCAGTAGCCGTGTGCGCCGGCCGGCGTGGCCCGGATGGAGACCGCGCCGCCGCACATCATGCAGCCCTCGGGAAGATCGAAGTCCGCGAACCGCTCTCCGCTCTGGGTCTCGAATTGGGTCATGCCCTTGAGTTAACGCAGGATCCGCCCGACACAAGCCGACCTGTCTCGCCCGCGAGGACCTGGTGTGGCGCCTTGCCCCACCTCTCCGGGACAGAAGACAGCCCTCCGGGGCAGCCCTGCAAACGTTACCGGTCCCGCCGCCCACTGCTCACCCGCCGACACCGCAACCCCTTGGGCGGGCTTGCGGGCGCTGGCACGGGGATTTCATGGCGCACCCCCTCGGACAGCAACGGGCCGGGGGAGGCGTGGGATGGGTGCAGGGAACACAGTGAAGGTCATGTGCGACCGGAAGGGCTGGCGGGTGGAGGTGGCCCATGCGGGGGGCTTGCGGCGCTACCGCTATGGAAGCGAGGCCCAGGCGCGCTACTTCGCGGCGGTGTTCGAGCTGGGGCCGAGCGTGCTGCCCCCCAAGAACCATGCGCGAAGGCGGCAGGGACCCCGCTTGGCTCTACCCAATGAGGCTTCTTTCGGAGAGGCTTGGCTTCATGAGTGATGCTCCCAAGGCCAAGTCCTTCCCCCTCCCCAACCGGCAGCACGTCACCAAGGAACCGGATCCGGGCGGCCGTTGGTCCGCGCAGTTCCCGGACATGATTGGCTACTCCAGCCAGGGCGGCGGCAAGGTGCCGGCCGACTTCGGGTGGAACACCAACCCCAAGCAGTGGCAGGAGGAGCTGACGCCGGAGACGCTGGCGGCGCGCTACGAGGAACTGCGCGTGCTGCCTCCGAAGCAGGAGGTCCCCGTGCTTCCCGCGCCCACGCCGGCCTCGCCCACGAAGCCCTGAGGCGTCCAGCCGCTCGCTTCCAGGGCCCGGAGCTTCCGGGCCCTGTCGAGGCACGGCTCCCTAGCTGAACGGCAGGCTGGCCAGCCGCTCGCGGAAGCGGGCGAGCAGGTCGCGCGCGCCGGCCTCGTCGAGCCCGGCCGCGGCCTCCTGGCGGCCCTTGCGCAGGAACGCGTCGAAGGGCGCCGAGCGACCCGAGAGCGCGCCCGCCGCCGCCACCGCCTCCTCCAGCACGCGCGCGGCGCCGGGAGAGCCCAGCTCCAGGTGCATCTCCACCTGCTCCAGCTTCGCCCCGCTCGCGGCCCACACCGCGCGGTCGTGCACGGTGAGCCACGTGCGGGTCAGCTCGTCCATCGCCTCGTCCATCAGCGCGAGGAAGGGCTCCACCAGCCCGGGCAGCACCTCCGGCCCCAGCTCGGCGCGCTCGCCCGCCTCGCGCAGCCGGCCCCTCGCCGCGACGATTTCGCGCTTGGTGGGCGTCCTCAGCGCGAGCGTCGCGGGCAGGGACACGAACGCGGCCAGGCTCTCCTCGGCCTGCCTCGCCAGCGCGGGCCGCTGGGCGTCCGTGGCCTTCGCGGCGCGCTCCAGCCGGCCCTGCAGCGAGCGGCGCAGGTCCGCGGCCGCGCCCCTGAGGGCGACGCGCGCGCCCATCTGGTTCGCGTAGCCGGGCACCACGTCCTCGCGGCGCACGTCCGCGAAGGCCGCGGCGGTGAGGTACACGAGGTCGCCGATGCGATTGCGGAAGTCCGCGCGCGACGCGGCCAGTTCCGACATCAGCGTCCAGCGGTCGCTCACCACCTCCGGCCGGCGCATCTGCACGCCCAGCTCCTGCACGCGCTTGGACAGGCGCTCCGCGCTGGCGTGCAGCACGGCCTCGGCTTCCTGTGACAGGCGCTCGTCGGAGCTCGCGGGCGGCGGGGCCCAGCCGCCGTCGTTCGATGAGGCGGAGCGCGCGGGCGGCGGGAAGGCGTCGCGGATGGCGGCCACCAGCTTGTTGACGTCCATCAGCGTCTCGCCGATGGCGGGCGCCATCGTCTCCCAGAGGGACAGGTCCGCGGCGTCGTCGGGTTCTGCGGTGGTGGGCTCGTACTTCACGATGTTCAGGTGTCCCAGCCGGTCGATGGCGACGGCGGCCGCCTGGTAGACCTTGTGCAGTCGCGCCGCGAAGTCGCGGTCCATCAAGGCTTCGAGCAGCGCATCCAGGCGGGGCGGCAGGGCATCCAGCGGGGGACGGTTCTTCGACGCGACGGCCATGGCGCTTCACCCTAGCGCAGCCACTCCGCGGATACGTCATCGGGGGGAGGTGGGGACCGGCTTCCCGCTTTCCGGCGTACAGTGGGAAGACGGGGAGAAAACGCATGACAGGTGGCATCCAGCGCCGGCGATGGGTGGCCGGAGGGGTCGGCTTGTTGCTTCTGGGGGGAGGCCTGGCCTTCATGGCTTCCGGGCGGTGTCTGTCCGCCTGGGTGTTCCAGGGCGTGGAGACGCCGGAGTGTCCGGACGGGGAGTTCCGCCAGACGGTGAGCGTGTCCGCCAACGGCCTCGCGCGCGGCGCCTCCAGCCGGGTGAATGTCTGGGCGCTGGCGCACGGCGTGGACGACAAGGGCCGAGCGTTCCAGGCCCCCGTCATCCGGGGCTCCGCGGCGCTGTTCCTGGTGGACGCGGCCGGCAAGGAGACACCGCTGCCGCTGGACGCAGACGGCCATTGGGAGCGCGGCGAAACGGGGGCCCTCGCGGCGCCGGTGTCGCTGCCGCAGGTGCCGGACGGCGACTACCAGCTGCGCGCGCGCGTCACCACGCCGCTGGGCGCCGGAGCGGTGGAGGCACCCTTGCCACTGTACGCGCCCGCGCGGGTGCGCGTGCTCACCGACCGGCCCCTCTACGAGCCCGGGCACCGGGTGCGCTTCCGCGCGGTGGCGCTGCGCGCGAAGGACCTGTCGCCGCTCGATGGGCGGCCGGGGACGTGGAAGGTGACGGACCCCTCCGGTGAGGTGGTGCTGGAGGAGCGCGCGCCCGCGGGCAGCTGGGGCGTGGTGGCGGGGGACTTCCCGCTGGACCGGGGCGCGCTCACGGGCACGTGGACGGTGTCGTGGAACAGTGGTGGCGCCTCTGGCGTCGCGCGCTTCACGGTGGAGCCCTTCACGCTGCCGCGCTTGCGGTTGGAGGCGAAGAGCTCGCGGCCCTTCTGGCGCGCCAACGACACGCCGGAGGTGACGGGACAGGTGTCGTACGCGTCCGGCGCGCCGGTGGCGGACACGGAGGTGACGCTGACGTGGAGCCACGCGGGTGGATGGCCTCCGCCGACGGAGTGGCTGCGGGGCGAGCTGCCGGCGAAGGCGCGCACGGACGCCGCCGGCCGCTTCCGCGTGACGCTGCCGCGCGTGCCCCAGGACCTGCGCGGACAGGCCACGCTGAGCGCGAGCGTGGAGGCGAAGGACCCCACGGGTGAGCCGGTGCGCGGCGCCGTGTCGCTCCTGTTGTCCGAGGACGCGCTGGCCGTGTCCTCCGTGACGGAGCTGGAGGACGGGCTGGTGGCGGGCTTCAGCAACCGCGTCTACCTGCGCGCCACCACCGCCTCCGGGCAGGTGTTGCCGGGCGCGGAGGTGACGGTGACGCGCGCGTGGGATCCGCGAGACAGGGGCGTGAGCGCGGTGGCGGACGAGGACGGCGTGGCCGCCTTCCAGTTGGATCCAGGCCCCGCGGTGAACGTGGTGGTGCCGCCCTTGCCGGTGCGCGTGCCGCCGCGTCCTCCGCCCGTGTCGTTGCTGTCGTCCCGGGACCTGCTGGGCACGCAGGCGGGACAGTCGTCACTGGAGGATCAATTGGCGCTGGAGCGGCTGCTGCCCGCGCTGCATCCTTGCGCGCGCTTCGTCTCCGTCTCCGGGAGTGGCTCCACGGCGGAGTTCGCCGTGCGGGTGGGCGCGTCCGGGCAGGTGCTGGACGTGGCGGGAGCGGACGAGGGCTTGGAGGCGTGCGTGGCGTCGGCGCTGCGCGCGAAGGGCCTGCCCCCGGGCGCGGAGCGGATGCTCCAGCTGAGCTTCCGGGTCCAGGACCCGGGCCTGCCGTCGCTGCGGTGGAGCACGGCGACCGCGCAGGGAGATGACCGGGGCGTGAGCGAGGGGCTGGCCGTCGCCGCGCTGGATGCGCGCGCGTGCCTGCCGCCCGCGTTGGACCGCGTCGTGGCCGTGCCCGCCGCGCTGACGTGGCGGCGGTGGGCGGACAGGCCGGAGCTGGCGGTGTCGTGGCTGCCGGAGCCCACGGGTGAGGGCGCGCTGCCCGCGGCGGCGCTGGCCTGCGTGAAGGAGCGCTTCGCCCGCATCCGCATCCCGGCCCAGACCCCGTCGGACGTCCAGGCGGGACGGCGGCCGCCGGAGGCCATGGGCGTGGTGCGCTTCATCGCGCAGCCCACGTATGGCGGAAACGGCATCCCCCATCCGCCCCAGCCCACCACGTTCCTGGGCTACGAGCTGAAGGTCCAGGCGAGGTGGGACGGCCGGGACATGGGGGAGACGAAGCTCGTGCTGCGCTCGGCGAGCCTGCCGCCGCTGCGCCTGCGCGCGACGCCGGTCCTGGCGAAGGCGGGCGAGCCCGTGAAGGTGGAGCTGCTTCGCGGCCCTGGCTTCACGGGCGAGGTGCCCGCGACCCTGGAGCTGGTGGCGGGACAGACGCGGCTCAAGGAGAAGGTGGATCCGGCCACGCGCTCGGCGCGCTTCACGCTGCCCCAGGACTTCGAGGGTTGGGCGCAGGTGGAGAGCATGGCGGCGACCGCGCGCGTGTACGTGGCGCCTCGCGCGTCGCTGTCGGTGGAGGTGTCGCCGGACAAGCCCGCGTACGCGCCCGGGGAGCTGGCGCACCTCCAGGTCCACACGCGCGTGGACGGGAAGGACGGGGAAGCGGCGGTCGGCCTCTTCGGCGTGGACGAGACGCTGTCCCAGCTGGCGCCGCTGCCGGGCGCGGACGCGCTGGACGGGCTGCGGCCCTCGCCGTCGGTGGCCATGCCGGCCTTTGGCGTGCTGGACGGCCAGGCGCTGGCCATGGGGCGGATCCGGGGCGCGAACGCGGCCGCGGCGGCGCTCCTGCGCGTGACGGCGGTGCCCACGTTGGAGGACGTGGAGACGCCCATGACGGCGAGCGCCACGAGCCCCTTCTCCCCGGACGCGGAGCTCACGGAGCCCTTCTACGCGGTGCTGACGGAGCTGCACGCGCGCACGCGCAAGTGGGAGGAGAGCGCGCCCGAGGGTGAGACGCTGGACCCCGCGGGGCTCGCCCGGCTGTGGTCGGAGTCACTGGCCGCGTGCGAGCAGCGCGGGCAGAAGGTGACGGATGCGTTCGGCCGCAAGCTGCGGCTGTCGCGGCTGCCGGAGGACCTGCTGGCCCTGACGGATCCGCGCGCGGTGGTGGTGAGTGGAACGCGGTTGCCAGAGGACGTCGTGAACTGGGGCGCGTGGGTCGCCCGGGAGGCGCCATGAAGCAGCGTTCGTGGATGTCCGGGGCCGCGGGCTTCGGGGTGGGATTCGTGCTGGGCGGGGTGACGCTCGCGCTGGTGGCGGGGGACGTCATCCGCCGCACCATGGGGCAGAGCGCCGCCGCGCTCGCGGGCGATGGGATGGTCGTGGCCATGCGCCCACCAGGCCCCGGTGGAGTGGATGGCCTGCAGCGCAAGGCGATGAGGAACTTCGGCTCGTCGAACGCCTATGACGACGAGGGGGGAACGCTGGGAGGCGGCGGACGGGCCGAGGCTCCGATGGCCGCCGCGCCCGTGCTCGAGGAGATGGCGGCGCCCCCGGAGATGGATGCGATGGCGAAGGAGCGTGGGGGCGCCCAGGACGGCGCGGCCGCGCCCACCCGCGCGTGGTTCCCGGAGACGTTCCTCTTCGAGCCGCTGGTGGTGACGGACGCGAACGGCGCGGCGACGGTGCCGGTGCGCGTGCCGGACCGGCTGACGCAGTGGCGGGTGCTGGCGCTCGCGCACTCTCGCTCCGGCGCGCAGGCGGGGGCGGTGACGTCCTTCGCGGGCACGCTGCCCACGTACGTGGATCCGGTGCTGCCGCCGTTCCTGCGCGCGGGCGACACGGTGCGCCTGCCGGTGCAGGTGGTGAACACCACCGACAAGGCGGTGGAGGCGGCGCTCAAGGTGGACGTGACGGGCGCGCAGGTGGAGTCCGGCGCTCGCACGGTGCGGGTGCCCGCGCGCGGCAGCGTGGTGGAGGCGGTGACGGTGAAGGCCGCAGGCGCGGGGCCGGTGACGGTGCGTGCGTCGCTGGGAGACACGGACGCGGTGGTGCGCGACTTCGACGTGTGGGCCACCGGGCAGCCCGTGGTCCAGGCGCGCGGCGGTTCACTGGCCGCGCCGCGCACGCTGACCCTGGTGGGCCCCTCGGACGCGCAGGCCGGCAGCGAGCGGGTGCGCTTGCAGGTGTACCCGGGCGCGCTGGGCGTGGTGCGCGCGGAGCTGGCGGCGGTGGAGCGCCGGCCGGTGGACGTGGCCGGGGACGCGTACGCGCTCCTGCTCGCGGGCCAGGCGCCGGAGCTCTTGAAGGCGCTGGGCGAGACGACGGACCCCTCCGCGCTCAAGGCGGTGTCGCTGATGGCGACGCAGCGGGTGCTCCGCGCGGCGCGGGCTCCCTCGGTGGACGTGGCGACGCGGCTCGCCGAGGGCGCGCTGGCCCACCCGGACAACCCGGTGCTCGCGAGGCTGGGCGAGCGGCTGGTGGCGCAGGTGGCCCAGGCGCAGCGGCCGGACGGCACCTGCCAGGGCGGTGACGGCTGGACGCTCCAGCGGCTGCTGGTGGCGACGGCGGACTGCGCCCGCACGGTGCGCGCGGCGTCAGGGACCCCGGAGGGCAGGCGGCGCTCGGCGGCCTTCTCCGTGCGCGCGGCGGGCGTCTTCGAGCGCTACCTGCCGCAGGTGAACGACGGCTACACCGCGGCGGTGCTGCTGGCGGAGGGCGCGGCGGAGGGCAGCGTGGCGGACGCCCTGCGCGCCCGCGTGCGCGGGGCGCTGAAGTCCGCGCCGGATGGCACCGCGTGGCTGCCGGTGGAGCCGGACACGGTCCGCGCGGACGGGCAGGAGCCCTCGGAGGCGGAGGCCACGGCGATGGCGGTGCTCGCCCTCCAGGGCGATGCGAAGGCGCCGCTTGCGGACCTGGGAGCCTGGCTGCTCGCGCACTACACGCCGGGCCTGGGCTGGGGGGATGGGCAGGCCAACCGAGTGGGGTTGCGCGCGGCGCTCGTCCTCTTCAAGGACCCGTTGCCGGCCCGGGTGCGCGTGACGGTGGCGCGCGACGGGCAGGTCGTCACGGAGGGCACCTACGACACGAAGGCGCTGCGCGAGGTGCTGGCCATGGAGGCCGCCGCGCCAGGCTCGGCGGGGACGCACGCGTGGACCGTGCGCGCGGAGCCAGCGGTGCCGGGGCTGGGCTTCTCCCTGGCGCTGTCCGCGGCGGTGCCGTGGAAGCGCGAGACCCGGGGCGGCCTGCAGCTGGCCGTGACGGGGCCGAAGGAGGCGCGCGTGGGGCAGCTGTCGAACGTGCGCGTCCAGCTGGCGGCGCCCGCGTCGCTGCCGCTGCGCTTCCAGCAGGACCTGCCCGCGGGCGTGCAGGTGGACCCCGCGAGCCTGGCCGCGCTCGTCGACTCCGGCCAGGTGACCTCCTGGGATGTGCGGGATGGAGCAGTGTCCCTGGACCTTCCTCCCAGGGAACAGGGCGCGCCGGTGCAGGTGGAGTTCCGCGTGCTGCCCACGCTCGCCGGGACGTTGCAGGCGGGCGCGGCGCGACTGGACGTGCCCGGCCGCTCGGACCTCACCGCGTCGCTGCCGCCCGCCACCTGGGCCGTGCGCTGAAGCCCTCCGGCGCCGTGGGGTCATTCCCCACTCACGGCGCCGGTGCAGGCCCCTTTCCGTCCCGCCTTGGGGGCGGTTGGAATGCGCGGCGGTAGCGCGGCAGGGGCCCGGCCCGCCAGGCGCTTCAGGCCCGGTGCAATCGCTGCCCGCATGCGTACACTGCTAATCGCATGGCGGGCGGAGATTGCGCGCGGCCGCGAGAGGAAACGGATGGAGCTTGAAGGCTCCGAACAGGAGGAACTGACCCACGCCCTCCTGGGCGCGTTCACCTCGGTGGAGGAGCTCCTCCGGATGGTCGAGGTGAAATGCGGCCGCAGCCTGGTGGCCCCCGTCGAACGGGAGGGGGCGGCGCGGGCGCGGGCGCTCGTGCACACCGCGGAGGCGGAAGGGTGGACGGACGTGCTGGTGCGCGGCGCGCACGCGGCGGCGCCGAGCCACCCGCGCATCCGCCGCTTCCTGCAGAGCTACCTGTCCTCCGTGCAGCGCAGCGTGTCCGGCAGTGCCCTGGCGCGCATCGTCCAACAGTCCAGGCTGGCCCTGTCACCGGCGGCCTGGCGCGACCGGCTGACGACGCTGTCGCGGCGCGTGTGCCGCGTGGAGCTGGAGGGAGGCCGTGCGCTGGGCACGGGCTTCCTGGTGGCGCCGGACGTGGTGCTGACGAACTCGCACGTCATCGAGCACCGGCTGCTGGAGGCGCTGCGCGTGCGCTTCGACCTGAAGGTGCTGCCGGACCGCATCGCGCTGCACCCCGGCCGCGTGTTCGCGGTGACGGCGTGCCTGGCGCAGAGTCCGCACAGCCCGGCGGACCTGATGCACCCGCGGCCGCGCGAGGCCACGCGCGACGAGCTGGACTACGCCTTCCTGCAGATCCAGGACGCCCCCGGCGAGGACCGGGTGGGGGACCGGCCGCGCGGCTTCATCCCGCTGGCTCCGTCGTCGCCTGCGGCGTTCGCGCCCGGCGCGCTGGCGCTGGTGGTGCAGCACCCGAAGGGCCGGCCCATGCAGGTGGCGCTGGACACGTTCCAGGCGATCAACCGCTCACACACGCGCGTCACGTACTGCACCAACACGCACCCGGGCTCGTCGGGGTCGCCCTGCTTCACGCCGGACCTGGAGCTGGTGGCGCTGCATCACAGCGGAGACCCGCGCCCCGGCCACGAATCCGCCGAGGACGACGAGGGCATCCCCCTGGACACCATCCGCTCCAGCCTGTCCTCCACCGTGCTGCGCCGCCTGGGCTGGGAGTGAAGCGCCGCGTGGCCGCTACACACCTGTGAATGGCGTCGGACATGCGGGGCCGGGGGAGGGGACTGCTATCGTCCCCGCGCATGAGCCTTCCCGCTCGACGTCTCATGGCCGCGAAGGTCCTGCTCTGCACGGGCGTGACGCTGGCGTGGGCCGTCCTCTGCCTGCTGCCCATGCTCGCGGACGCGGCGCCGCGCTTCGGCCTCGCGGGCCTGTCCTCCAACAACGAGGTGCGCCTGCGCACGTCCACCGCCCATCTGGAGACGGTGCTGCGTGTGGACCTGCTGGCGCCGGTGACGGACGCGTCTCCGGAGGCACCGCGCGACGCGGGCACGGAGGCCGCGCGGGTGACGGTGCTGGTGGATCCGCTGCTCGCGGCGGACGGCACGCAGGTGCCGGTGACGGTGCGCGTGGGCACGGCGGAGGGCGCGGCGGAGCTGCCCATCTCCGTGCGGCAGCCGGTGACGGTGACGCTGTCCGCGGACCTGCCCGCCGCCGGTGACTACCACGGCCGCGTGGTGCTGCTGGGCGACGGCACGCGGGAGGTCACCCCGCTCCTCGTGCAGCGCGTGGCGTCCGCGCCCACGGTGCAGTTCTATCCGGTGGCCCCCGCGCGCGGCTGGACGCTGGGGCCGTTCTCCGGAAGAGCCACGGTGCGGCTCACCTTCCGGGAGACCTCGGGCGTGGGCGGCGCCGTGGGCCCCGCGTCGGTGGTGCAGCTGGACCGCAAGGCGGGCGGCGGGGACGGCGCGGCGCCCGTGCAGGCGCAGGACGCGAAGTGGCTCTTCCGGGGGCCGGACGGCCTGCCGCAGGGCCCGGGGAAGGAGGGCGTCCTCCAGGTGCCCGCCTACGGCACCGGCCTCTTGAGCGTGGACGTGGACGACCTGCCGGAGTCCGGTGAGTACACCGGCACGGTGCGGCTGCTCGTGCCGGAGGGCGCGGCGGTGGAGCAGGCGTTCACCGTCTGGGTGAAGACGCCCGCGATGTTCGGCGCGTTCCTCATCTTCCTGGGCGTGGTGACGTCCGCGGCGGTGCGCTTCTACGTGCAGCGCGTGCGCCCTCGCGTGAACCTGCGCGACCGCGCGGAGGCCGCGCGCCAGAAGCTCCAATCGCTGGTGCCCGCCCGTCCGCTGGAGCAGGAGGCCACCGTGGCCGCGTCGCTGCGCCGCCAGGTGGACGCGCTCCTCGCGAACATCCAGCGCCCCTTGAGCGGGCTCGTCGTGCAGGACTCCGTGCTCGCGCTCTTCGAGGCGCGGCTCCAGCTCTTCTCCCTCTGGTCCGTCCTGCTGCGGCAGCTGGAGGGGCTCAAGGGCGTGGCGCTGCTGGACGCGGAGCGCAAGCTCAAGGCGGTGGAGACGCTGCTCCAGAATGATCAGGCCACGTCCGCGGACTTCACCGAGCAGGCGCAGATGCTGCGCACGCTCGACCTGGAGTCGGTGGCCCGCGCGGTGCT
This genomic interval carries:
- a CDS encoding trypsin-like peptidase domain-containing protein, whose protein sequence is MELEGSEQEELTHALLGAFTSVEELLRMVEVKCGRSLVAPVEREGAARARALVHTAEAEGWTDVLVRGAHAAAPSHPRIRRFLQSYLSSVQRSVSGSALARIVQQSRLALSPAAWRDRLTTLSRRVCRVELEGGRALGTGFLVAPDVVLTNSHVIEHRLLEALRVRFDLKVLPDRIALHPGRVFAVTACLAQSPHSPADLMHPRPREATRDELDYAFLQIQDAPGEDRVGDRPRGFIPLAPSSPAAFAPGALALVVQHPKGRPMQVALDTFQAINRSHTRVTYCTNTHPGSSGSPCFTPDLELVALHHSGDPRPGHESAEDDEGIPLDTIRSSLSSTVLRRLGWE
- a CDS encoding MG2 domain-containing protein; this encodes MASGRCLSAWVFQGVETPECPDGEFRQTVSVSANGLARGASSRVNVWALAHGVDDKGRAFQAPVIRGSAALFLVDAAGKETPLPLDADGHWERGETGALAAPVSLPQVPDGDYQLRARVTTPLGAGAVEAPLPLYAPARVRVLTDRPLYEPGHRVRFRAVALRAKDLSPLDGRPGTWKVTDPSGEVVLEERAPAGSWGVVAGDFPLDRGALTGTWTVSWNSGGASGVARFTVEPFTLPRLRLEAKSSRPFWRANDTPEVTGQVSYASGAPVADTEVTLTWSHAGGWPPPTEWLRGELPAKARTDAAGRFRVTLPRVPQDLRGQATLSASVEAKDPTGEPVRGAVSLLLSEDALAVSSVTELEDGLVAGFSNRVYLRATTASGQVLPGAEVTVTRAWDPRDRGVSAVADEDGVAAFQLDPGPAVNVVVPPLPVRVPPRPPPVSLLSSRDLLGTQAGQSSLEDQLALERLLPALHPCARFVSVSGSGSTAEFAVRVGASGQVLDVAGADEGLEACVASALRAKGLPPGAERMLQLSFRVQDPGLPSLRWSTATAQGDDRGVSEGLAVAALDARACLPPALDRVVAVPAALTWRRWADRPELAVSWLPEPTGEGALPAAALACVKERFARIRIPAQTPSDVQAGRRPPEAMGVVRFIAQPTYGGNGIPHPPQPTTFLGYELKVQARWDGRDMGETKLVLRSASLPPLRLRATPVLAKAGEPVKVELLRGPGFTGEVPATLELVAGQTRLKEKVDPATRSARFTLPQDFEGWAQVESMAATARVYVAPRASLSVEVSPDKPAYAPGELAHLQVHTRVDGKDGEAAVGLFGVDETLSQLAPLPGADALDGLRPSPSVAMPAFGVLDGQALAMGRIRGANAAAAALLRVTAVPTLEDVETPMTASATSPFSPDAELTEPFYAVLTELHARTRKWEESAPEGETLDPAGLARLWSESLAACEQRGQKVTDAFGRKLRLSRLPEDLLALTDPRAVVVSGTRLPEDVVNWGAWVAREAP
- a CDS encoding alpha-2-macroglobulin family protein, encoding MKQRSWMSGAAGFGVGFVLGGVTLALVAGDVIRRTMGQSAAALAGDGMVVAMRPPGPGGVDGLQRKAMRNFGSSNAYDDEGGTLGGGGRAEAPMAAAPVLEEMAAPPEMDAMAKERGGAQDGAAAPTRAWFPETFLFEPLVVTDANGAATVPVRVPDRLTQWRVLALAHSRSGAQAGAVTSFAGTLPTYVDPVLPPFLRAGDTVRLPVQVVNTTDKAVEAALKVDVTGAQVESGARTVRVPARGSVVEAVTVKAAGAGPVTVRASLGDTDAVVRDFDVWATGQPVVQARGGSLAAPRTLTLVGPSDAQAGSERVRLQVYPGALGVVRAELAAVERRPVDVAGDAYALLLAGQAPELLKALGETTDPSALKAVSLMATQRVLRAARAPSVDVATRLAEGALAHPDNPVLARLGERLVAQVAQAQRPDGTCQGGDGWTLQRLLVATADCARTVRAASGTPEGRRRSAAFSVRAAGVFERYLPQVNDGYTAAVLLAEGAAEGSVADALRARVRGALKSAPDGTAWLPVEPDTVRADGQEPSEAEATAMAVLALQGDAKAPLADLGAWLLAHYTPGLGWGDGQANRVGLRAALVLFKDPLPARVRVTVARDGQVVTEGTYDTKALREVLAMEAAAPGSAGTHAWTVRAEPAVPGLGFSLALSAAVPWKRETRGGLQLAVTGPKEARVGQLSNVRVQLAAPASLPLRFQQDLPAGVQVDPASLAALVDSGQVTSWDVRDGAVSLDLPPREQGAPVQVEFRVLPTLAGTLQAGAARLDVPGRSDLTASLPPATWAVR
- a CDS encoding AEC family transporter; this translates as MGQVIGLLGVCLLLGVVARRSGRFPEGTAPAFNAFLLNVSLPALVLRAMHRLEFAPGLLVAAAAPWLLFAGAVLFMRVLGPRLGLARESVAALILTAGLGNTAFVGLPMATALLGPPAVPVAVVADQLGSFLVLATLATLTAARARAQASLSVRTLARKVLLFTPFQTLVVALLLRPFAFPDWLESVLQRLGDLLTPLALFIVGFQLRLKGIGSRAPALALGLSYKLVLAPLAVLGVLMFLPGLALVVRQTAVLQVAMAPMVTAAILAAEHDLDPELAVLMVGVGIPLSFFTAPLLVSLVH